The following proteins are encoded in a genomic region of Candidatus Cloacimonadota bacterium:
- a CDS encoding 3-methyl-2-oxobutanoate dehydrogenase subunit beta, which produces MKLTIPYEEIMQPGHLACQGCGGSLAMRYALKVYGKNTMLSIPACCWAVIDGPFPYTACGVPIFHTAFETAAVVASGIKAGLRVTGKGSSNVIAWAGDGGTFDIGLQAISGAAERNDDITYIVYDNEAYMNTGIQRSSATPPGAWTTTTPVKHYKTGPKKNIVEILAAHRIPYAATASVGYPEDMIKKLEKARDTRGFRFIHVFAPCPTGWKSDPKYTIKLAKLAVQSNIFPLYEIENGIDYKQTKKIKTPKPINEYMNLQGRFKHLSEEEIGNIQKDTDKNYSILSKRFE; this is translated from the coding sequence ATGTGGCGGTTCGCTTGCAATGAGATATGCGCTCAAGGTTTATGGCAAAAATACAATGCTCTCGATCCCCGCTTGCTGCTGGGCTGTAATTGATGGTCCATTTCCCTATACTGCTTGTGGTGTTCCAATTTTTCACACTGCTTTTGAAACCGCAGCTGTAGTCGCTTCCGGCATAAAAGCAGGTCTGCGAGTTACAGGTAAAGGCTCTTCAAACGTAATTGCCTGGGCTGGCGACGGTGGCACTTTTGACATTGGTCTTCAAGCAATATCCGGTGCTGCAGAGCGAAATGATGATATCACATATATTGTTTATGATAATGAAGCCTACATGAACACGGGCATACAGAGAAGTTCCGCTACACCTCCAGGTGCATGGACAACTACCACACCCGTGAAGCATTATAAAACAGGTCCCAAGAAAAATATTGTAGAAATTCTCGCTGCCCACAGAATTCCTTATGCTGCTACTGCTTCCGTAGGTTATCCCGAAGATATGATAAAGAAGCTGGAAAAAGCACGTGATACTCGTGGATTCAGATTTATCCACGTTTTTGCACCTTGCCCTACCGGCTGGAAATCCGACCCAAAATATACTATTAAATTGGCAAAACTTGCTGTTCAATCAAACATATTTCCCCTCTATGAAATTGAAAATGGCATAGATTATAAACAGACAAAGAAAATTAAAACACCGAAACCAATTAATGAATATATGAATTTACAAGGCAGATTCAAGCATCTTAGTGAAGAAGAAATTGGAAATATTCAGAAAGACACAGATAAAAACTACAGTATTCTTTCGAAGAGATTCGAATAG